A genome region from Strigops habroptila isolate Jane chromosome 12, bStrHab1.2.pri, whole genome shotgun sequence includes the following:
- the LCK gene encoding tyrosine-protein kinase Lck — protein MGCCCSSDYDEDWIENIDICEHCNYPIETDSKPQRLIRNGSEVQDPLVSYEATSPPCSPLQDKLVVALYNYEPKHDGDLGLRKGEKLRILEESGEWWKAQSLTTGQEGLIPYNFVALVNSLEPEPWFFRNISRKDAERQLLASGNTHGSFLIRESETSKGSYSLSVRDFDQNQGETVKHYKIRNMDKQGYYISPRITFSSLHELVEYYTRSSDGLCTRLGKPCRTQRPQKPWWQDEWEVPRESLKLVEKLGAGQFGEVWMGFYNGHTKVAIKNLKQGSMSPSAFLAEANLMKNLQHPRLVRLYAVVTKEPIYIITEYMEKGSLVDFLKTSEGIKLSINKLLDMAAQIAEGMAFIEAKNYIHRDLRAANILVSDTLCCKIADFGLARLIEDNEYTAREGAKFPIKWTAPEAINYGTFTIKSDVWSFGILLTEIVTYGRIPYPGMTNPEVIQNLERGYRMPQPDNCPQELYELMTQCWKEKPEERPTFEYMKSVLEDFFTATEGQYQQQP, from the exons atgggctgctgctgcagctcagactATGACGAGGACTGGATTGAGAACATTGACATTTGCGAGCACTGCAACTACCCCATCGAGACCGACAGCAAGCCCCAG AGGCTGATCCGCAACGGCTCTGAGGTGCAAGACCCACTGGTGTCCTACGAGGCCACGTCTCCACCGTGCTCCCCACTGCAAG ATAAGCTGGTGGTGGCCTTGTACAACTATGAGCCCAAGCACGATGGGGACCTGGGGCTGCGGAAGGGTGAGAAGCTCCGCATCCTGGAAGA GAGTGGGGAATGGTGGAAAGCTCAGTCGCTCACCACCGGCCAGGAGGGTTTGATCCCCTACAACTTCGTGGCCCTGGTGAACAGCCTGGAGCCTGAGCC GTGGTTCTTCAGAAACATCAGCCGCAAGGATGCAGAGCGGCAGCTCCTGGCCTCGGGCAACACACATGGTTCCTTCCTCATCCGGGAGAGCGAGACCTCCAAAG GCTCCTACTCACTGTCGGTGAGGGACTTCGACCAGAACCAGGGCGAGACGGTGAAGCACTACAAGATCCGCAACATGGACAAGCAGGGGTACTACATCTCCCCCCGCATCACCTTCAGCAGCCTGCATGAGCTGGTGGAGTATTACACAC GCAGCTCTGATGGGCTGTGCACCCGCCTGGGCAAGCCCTGCCGGACCCAGCGGCCGCAGAAGCCGTGGTGGCAGGATGAGTGGGAGGTGCCACGGGAGTCGCTGAAGCTGGTGGAgaagctgggagcagggcagttTGGAGAAGTCTGGATGG GCTTCTACAATGGCCACACTAAGGTGGCCATCAAAAACCTGAAGCAGGGCAGCATGTCACCCAGTGCCTTCCTGGCAGAGGCCAACCTCATGAAGAACCTGCAGCACCCGCGGCTGGTGAGGCTCTACGCCGTGGTGACAAAGGAGCCCATCTACATCATCACAGAGTACATGGAGAAGG GCAGCCTTGTGGACTTCCTCAAAACCTCAGAAGGCATCAAGCTCAGCATCAACAAACTGCTGGACATGGCAGCACAG ATTGCCGAGGGCATGGCCTTCATTGAGGCCAAGAACTACATCCACCGTGACCTGCGGGCCGCCAACATCCTCGTGTCGGATACCCTGTGCTGCAAAATCGCCGACTTTGGGCTGGCCCGGCTCATTGAGGACAATGAGTACACGGCTCGCGAAG GGGCTAAATTCCCCATTAAGTGGACAGCGCCAGAGGCTATTAATTACGGGACGTTCACAATCAAGTCGGATGTCTGGTCCTTTGGCATCCTGCTCACGGAGATCGTCACCTATGGCCGGATCCCGTATCCAG GGATGACCAATCCTGAGGTGATACAGAACCTGGAGCGTGGTTACCGCATGCCACAGCCGGACAACTGCCCACAGGAGCTGTATGAACTGATGACGCAGTGCTGGAAGGAGAAGCCCGAGGAACGTCCCACCTTTGAGTACATGAAGAGTGTGCTGGAGGACTTCTTCACTGCCACTGAGGGCCAGTACCAGCAGCAGCCGTAA
- the FAM167B gene encoding protein FAM167B isoform X2, which translates to MPLEQLKFKELGEEEPAWEEDSLDSVKALTAKLKLQTRRPSYLEWETRVRRQPWCTQTPGGTRQAQQSIGHPEDQRDGGICGFATMEAVLEWLRMELEMQAMDQRLAQQLMRLRAQLHQLKVEQACHQHKEMLDDATFGLEGCEEDSDLLCNIPPKAAFLLSMPLKHIGVTRMNINSRRFSLC; encoded by the exons ATGCCCCTTGAGCAGCTCAAGTTCAAGGAGCTGGGTGAGGAGGAGCCTGCCTGGGAGGAAGACAGTCTGGACAGTGTGAAGGCACTGACGGCCAAGCTGAAGCTCCAGACGCGGAGACCTTCCTACCTGGAGTGGGAAACCCGAGTGCGACGCCAGCCCTGGTGCACTCAGACCCCCGGGGGTACGaggcaggcacagcagagcatAGGGCACCCCGAGGACCAGCGTGATGGTGGCATCTGTGGGTTCGCCACCATGGAAGCGGTTCTGGAGTGGCTTAGGATGGAGCTG gagatgcaggcAATGGACCAGCGCCTGGCACAGCAGTTGATGCGCCTGCGGGCGCAGCTGCACCAGCTGAAGGTGGAGCAAGCCTGCCACCAGCACAAGGAGATGCTGGACGATGCTACCTTTGGCCTTGAAGGCTGTGAGGAAGACTCGGATCTGCTCTGCAACATCCCACCTAAGGCTGCCTTCCTGCTTTCCATGCCACTTAAGCACATCGGCGTCACCCGCATGAACATCAACTCCCGGCGGTTCTCCCTCTGCTGA
- the FAM167B gene encoding protein FAM167B isoform X1, which translates to MPLEQLKFKELGEEEPAWEEDSLDSVKALTAKLKLQTRRPSYLEWETRVRRQPWCTQTPGGTRQAQQSIGHPEDQRDGGICGFATMEAVLEWLRMELQEMQAMDQRLAQQLMRLRAQLHQLKVEQACHQHKEMLDDATFGLEGCEEDSDLLCNIPPKAAFLLSMPLKHIGVTRMNINSRRFSLC; encoded by the exons ATGCCCCTTGAGCAGCTCAAGTTCAAGGAGCTGGGTGAGGAGGAGCCTGCCTGGGAGGAAGACAGTCTGGACAGTGTGAAGGCACTGACGGCCAAGCTGAAGCTCCAGACGCGGAGACCTTCCTACCTGGAGTGGGAAACCCGAGTGCGACGCCAGCCCTGGTGCACTCAGACCCCCGGGGGTACGaggcaggcacagcagagcatAGGGCACCCCGAGGACCAGCGTGATGGTGGCATCTGTGGGTTCGCCACCATGGAAGCGGTTCTGGAGTGGCTTAGGATGGAGCTG caggagatgcaggcAATGGACCAGCGCCTGGCACAGCAGTTGATGCGCCTGCGGGCGCAGCTGCACCAGCTGAAGGTGGAGCAAGCCTGCCACCAGCACAAGGAGATGCTGGACGATGCTACCTTTGGCCTTGAAGGCTGTGAGGAAGACTCGGATCTGCTCTGCAACATCCCACCTAAGGCTGCCTTCCTGCTTTCCATGCCACTTAAGCACATCGGCGTCACCCGCATGAACATCAACTCCCGGCGGTTCTCCCTCTGCTGA